A stretch of DNA from Magnetococcales bacterium:
ACCCGCCACCACGGCCCCGGCGGCGGCCAAAGTCAGCGGCAAACCGGCTCCCGGCGGGCATAACCCATGAGCCTGACCGCTTCGATCCGCGCCATCCACAACCGTATGATCGCCGCCTGCCAACGCTGCCAGCGGGATCCCGACAACGTGCGACTGGTAGCTGTCACCAAAACCCTGCCCGCCTCGGTGGTCGCCGAAGCGGTGGCCTGCGGACTGCGCCTCTTCGGCGAAAACCGCGTGCAGGAGGCCCGCGACAAAATCGCCGAACTGGCGAACCCCGCCCTGGAATGGCATCTGATCGGCACCCTGCAACGCAACAAGGCCAGGGAGGCCGCAGCCTTGTTCAACATGGTCCATAGTGTGGATTCCATCCCCCTGGCCCAGGAGCTGCACCGTTGCGTGGTCGCGTCGGGCAGGGCAACGCCGCTGCCGATACTGCTGCAGGTCAATGTCGGCGGGGAGAGCCAAAAGCACGGCTTCGCCACGATGGAGGTCGCAGCGGCGGTCACGGCGGTGCGCGCCCTCTCCGGGCTCGATCTGCGGGGTCTGATGACCGTGCCCCCGTATCTGGAAGAGAGCGAAGCGGTGCGTCCCCATTTCCGGGAGCTGGCTCGGCTGGCCCGCCGTCTGGAGCAGGAGACACCGGGTTTGCGTCTTGCGGAACTCTCCATGGGCATGAGCCACGATTTTGAAGTCGCCATCGAGGAGGGCGCCACCCTGATCCGGGTGGGCAGCGCCCTTTTCGGGGCACGACATTATCCATGAGAGAGTTGCAAAGTGATAATATAATTTTGACTTTCAATATGTTATCTTCTAAGTATCAAAAAAAGGAAATGTTCTATATTTTGACTTGTTTCTTGAGCCCCTTGCAAAACCGC
This window harbors:
- a CDS encoding YggS family pyridoxal phosphate-dependent enzyme; this encodes MSLTASIRAIHNRMIAACQRCQRDPDNVRLVAVTKTLPASVVAEAVACGLRLFGENRVQEARDKIAELANPALEWHLIGTLQRNKAREAAALFNMVHSVDSIPLAQELHRCVVASGRATPLPILLQVNVGGESQKHGFATMEVAAAVTAVRALSGLDLRGLMTVPPYLEESEAVRPHFRELARLARRLEQETPGLRLAELSMGMSHDFEVAIEEGATLIRVGSALFGARHYP